TGAGTGGAAATATAAAAATGGAGAGAGAGTAAAAAATAAGGCCATGTAGCAACTTACAGAGTTTTAAGGCACCTGGTACAAATACTTTTGGATGTCTTCTGGCTTCGTTGTCATCTTTCATCTAAACAGAGACAATGCTAACTTTTCTCAGTgaaactaatttaattataaacaacatatatttaaaattaatatatataaatatgtcatgctgtttttttttttattacctTCAGGTGTCTTTCTTTTTCCATTTTGATTTGCTCAAGGAAGCTTTTGCAGTTGGAAACCTGACGAAGTAATTAGCAACTCACATTTATTAACAACAGATCATGGTTCAATGCTTGCTATTCTTTCAGCCATGCATGATTCTAGTTATCACTTATAGAACATCATTCAAGTGTCTATTTAACAAGGATCAGTGTTTTCTAATTTATGTAGGATGTAGATTTTACTCAAAACCTCACATATGTAGATTTTATATAATCAAACTGGTTAGCTTCTTGCAGATGCGCACAATAACACATACAGATGTTTAGTTTTGGAATTGAATTACAGCGGCACAAAAAACCTTCTTGCCTTGAGATATATAACATTGTACCTTGTCCTTAATTTGGAAGGCGGTGGACTTTCCACTTTAGGTCTAGTGTTCCTGCTTCTTTTTGATAAAGCCTTGCTCTGTAATATAGAAATTGACGTTTTTCAGATATGAACTAGTTCCAAGGAATTCTGAAGATAAAAGAAACAATACAAAATAACTAGAGAAGAGACTTGTATATCCTCTTACATTTTGGTTGCTCCTTTGCCCTTCACCAGATTCATGGGTTCCACTGCTTGCTCTGCAAGAACAAGATTGTTAGATCATATGTATTCAAATTTAGCAATCTCATAAAATCTCAAACTTTGTGGATTATATTAGAGAAGGATGTTTGTCCCGACAAAAAAAAGTCATGCTTGTTCCAACTACTCTCAATTGGCAATCTGAAATCCTATTCCCCCATCGAACTCTAAGCAAGACTGTTTTATAAATCAAACGATCCATAAACTTctagtcttcttcttcctcttgcaccTTAATCGATCCATAAACTCTAAGCAAGATAGTTATTTATAGAATTTTCCTTCTTTGACAGATTAACCTCTCAAAGTTATGAGTAAATCCAACCAAATATTTGTTTAGAGAAATTTATGGGTTAGATTTCTCAATACTCTACCAACCTTTTATCCTTGTTCTTCACCAATGAGTCCTCTGCTGAACCTCGTTCTTCAGCTATCCATTCTGCCGAACATGATACAGGCAAAGGTGATAGATCACTCAACTTGGCCTTCGGACGAAACTCCAACCCGGGCAATGCCCAATTCTTCACctttctcttttcctcttcttcctctgcttccgTTGGAATCGACTGAAGCCAATCGAAAGTCTTGACTATGTACATGACGCGCCCTGCCCCATGCGCAGGCAGGCTGTTCATCGCCTCTTCCAGTATGGATCGCCTTAAAGCATTCGCTTTCGACCTCCCCGCCAACTCCTTATCCTCCAAACCCGCACCTCCTGTTTCCAATTCCCCCTTTTCAAGAGTTGCagaactcttcttcttctccggagTGAAAAAACAAGCGCCCTTTGGGGACAACTCGATCCCCTTCGCGAGCTTCTTTGTTTCGCGAGGCTTCAACAACGGTCTTCGGCCTTGAGTTGAGAGCTTCCTGAATCCCGACGGTTGGCATCTGGGGGCTGGGTATCTTTTTGCTGGAGTAGCCATTACTGCGCTTTTCTCAGCCGAATTCAATCGCACGCCGGTGAGGATAGAAGAGAAAGCGAAGAAGGAGCAGGGATATAAAGCGCGAGGAAAAAAAAATGCGTTTGTGGAATTCGAACGTTAAGGAGAGGAAGAGGTCGTTAGTCGTGGCAAgctgcaacggctagtttcttatGCTCCCTGGTATCCAGCTGTTTCAAGTTGATGTGTATTAAAGCTGCCCTAAGGTGGTGTGGATATTCATACCGCTTTAAACGAGtcaagtttttgaaattattgaACCACGTAAGAAGATTTTCTAAATATCTAATCATttatctaattttaaaattactaaattacGTATTACACTACTAATAATTGATTCGGAATATTCACGTGGTAACGACCGTAACTTTAATTCATTGCGAGCACAGCACCATTTTTTTATGGTCTAAGGGATATGCCACTCGTATTTACGGACAGATCACAATCGTGATCCGCCCACAAATAGTTACGATCTCTTCCAGGGTTCATCATCCTCACCAGgttataatttttgttcggagcgggtgGTCGGAGGTCGCCCGGTggtggtggataagtggccaGATTACTAGGCGCTAAGCGAGGGTGTCCTTCGGGCGGCCTCCAGAAGTGGCACATCCCCTGTACCACAAAAAGTGGTCCAAGAGATCCTGCCTCATTGATTGCTACGTTCtagcaataaattaaaaatattttttttaaataattaaaaaaacttttacgATAAAAAAATTTACTACTCTCAAATATGGTGTATTAAGATAACATATATGACTTGATTTCATATCATCCGACTTCTAAGTCCatcaattaatttcaattaaaatcGACGGAGGGATATAAAGAATTCAAAATCACATGAAATAAATTCTTATGTGTTCatttagttctcctaattatatttatactttcaaatattaattcaatacatcatattaaaagtagtgaatttttaaatataaattaaaattttcagacATATTCTGTTAAACAAATTATTGCTttaaatatgagatattaaaattatgtttaaaaacatgaatataatcaagagaactaaatAAACACATAGGATCTAGTTACATATCATTCCAAGTTCTCTAGGTTCATTAATCAGTTTTAGTCGAAATCGACTAATAGACCTAGAAAATTCGAAATGACTTGAAACTATATCttatatgttcgtctagttctcatGAGTATATTCATACCTTCAAATATTTATTCAATACACTGgattgagagtaataattttttaaatacaaatcaaattattttaattgattGCTACACTATGTTTTAATGACCATAAATACTAACTTTAATCTATTATTATATTGTagtaattgttttttttaaataataaaaaaaaccttttatgataaaaaaattgcTGACCTAAGAGCTCTGACCATGTCTTATGTGATTTATCTTATTTTTCTGATTATATTCGTATTTTGAACATCAATTTGACATATTTTTATTGAGAGCAAtcatttttttaacacgaattaaattttttaatgaacCGTGTCTAAATAGATTGCTATACTATAACAATTAATTCGAATGGTAAAAATGGAATTGAGTGCATgacttaataattttaaaattacggTACGTGATTTGGATATTTCAAAAACTTTTCTACGTGATTTAGTAATTTGTCAAAATttatttggtaaaaaaattaaatcaagttaAGTCGAATTGAACCTAAAATGaattaaattgttaaaagaattatttaagtttattttttactaacttgaacttgattcatttagatattattgagctctcaagatttaattgtttaattttttaccatttaaaatttatttaattaattattaaacttaataatataaatttatttattcattaaaaagaatattttattatttatcacagtgataaaaaaatttattaataaatatcatttataaaaatattattcattCATGAACAATTATAAATATCAAAATTGACGGATGAACATAAAGAattcggaatgacatgaaataatgtcttatgtatttatttagttttcttgATTATATCTATATTTTCAAATATATACACCATATTAAGAGCAGTGAATTTTTCAGATATATTCTGTTAAAAAATTTGTTGATctaaatatgagatattaaaatTATGTTTAAGAGCatgatataatcaagagaactaaatAAACACATAGGATCTAGTTAcatatcattccgagctctctaggtccattagttgGTTTTAGTCGAAATCGGCTAATAGACCTAGAAAATTTGGAATAACTTGAAACTATGTCTTATGTACTTGTCTAgttttcatgattatatccataccTTCAAATATTAATTCAATATACTggattgagagcaataattttttaaatacaaatcaatttttttttaattgattgctACATTGTAACAATCTTTTAAGAATGTTTTAATGATCATAAATATTAACTTTAATCTATTGTTATATTGTAgcaattgttttttttaaaaataattaaaaaaccttttatgataaaaaaaaattgctgACCTAAGAGCTCAAACCATGCCTTATGTTTATCTTATTTttctaattatattcatatttcgaacatcaatttgacatatttttattgagagcaatgaattttttaacatgaatcaaatttttttaatgagCTGTGTCTAAATAGATTGCTATACTATAATAATTAATTCGAATGGTAAAAATGGAATTGAGTACATGacttaataattttaaaactatggtACGTGATTTGGATATTTCAAAAACTTTTCTACGTGGTTTAGTAATTTGCCAAAGTTTAtttagtaagaaaattaaatcaaGTTAAGTCCAGTTGAACCTAAAATGAATTAAATAGTTGAAAGtattatttaaacttaacttgatttattttttacaagtttgaatttgattcatttagattttattgagttctcaaaatttaattattaaatttttttattattttaaatttatttaattaattattaaacttaataatataaatttatttattcattaaaAAGAATCTTTTATTATTTATCACAGTgacaaaaaattattaataaatatcATTCATAAAATATTATTCGCATGAACAGTTATAAATATCAACAGATTAAACATATatctattcaaatttatttatttaatttaatgagttatttaaatttatttatttaattatattgaaCTAATAGGAGTAAAATTTTACTTTAAGTTAAACATAAAACTTAATAACGCTTACAGCCTAGATATCTAGGATTTAGAGAAATTAATTTTAGTTATATATTATGTTACTTTATCTTCTTCCTGTAATTATTTTCAAACATATTTTTATGGTGAGAAGTTCTCAAAGCCCAATCTATTTTCCAATTTTTTGTTTTAATAAAGTATAAACAAATATTTATCAATAGCTTTTAACAGTtttgaagaaataaaaataagcaaaaaaaaatgtaccattttgaaaataaaataaaataagaattatttttaattttggaaGATCTGTTTTCTTAATTTTAGAAACAGAAGAGGTTTTTCTGATATAAAGTTAAGTTTGGTTTTCTACGGTGAGGAAACTATTCTATTCGTCGCCGCAATTTCACGCAGTCGCAGCCTGCTTCTTGCGCAAGGCAACCGGCGATCCTTCCAGTCTCTAGCAATGGCGATGGAGATCGATTTCCCAAAGCCTGAAGATCTTTTCCGAGCTGCGGAGAATGGAGACTTTTCACTCTTCACCTCCCTTTCCGCTGAAACCCTCGGCTGGGCCCGTTCACTCAGGAACGAAGATGGCCGGTCCCTGATACACGTCGCCGCCTCTGCTGGCCGCTCTCAGGTGAGCTCCCAAATTCCGCttgtttattttgaaaatatctgGCTGGCTTTGGCTTGTGTTACTTGTTATAGGGTTTGATTCTCTTTATGGTCTAGTTGACGAGATTTAATGGTTTAACATAATTTTAAGGGTTTTGGGGGTTATTGCTGGAGTAGGTTGTGGATGTGTTGTCGGCTGGGGATCCATCAGCTACAGGTGTTAATAGTAAGGATGAAGAAGGTTGGGCGCCCATTCACTCCGCTGCGAGTATCGGAAATGCTGAGATTGTGGAGATCTTGCTTAGTAGAGGTGAGTAGCAATTGACTGTCTTTAGTTCCAAAGTTGCTTAGCTTTGGTCCCTTTTTTGCGGTAATATTATGTTCACTATTAGGGAATTTTGAAGCACTGAAAATGGCTATGAAAGGTAGCGCAGGGAGATGGAATATGCAGCATTTTCGTGTAAATGTGGAATTTAGGATTAATTATTGCTCTCAAGTTTGCGAGCAGCATAACATAACACGCATAGCTATATACTAAatatcatgaaaaatagtttacTTACGTATCTTGTTTTATTCATCCATCTGACAACTAGAGAGGACTGTGTTCTTTCCAAACCATGTCTTAGAAATCAAAGCTTTGAGTACTTGGAGACGGAGTAGGCCCATTGGAACTTAGGACTAGAATTGATGATGTTTTGTCTTCCTATCTTGTCTCAATTTACACCTCATTTCTTAGGTTTTATTTCACTTTCAGCAATCGTATTTTGAAACATCAACAAAGTGTTTATCCCTATCTGACCAACAGCATTAAATTGTACTTTTCCAATCATTACTTTTTGTTACTGACAGCTTTATGCTTTTGTATAAAGTGATTAATAGGGTATTGGATTGAAGGACTCTAAACTTTACCACTGtaaaaacattttattttattgtgtttTATGAGAAAATTGTGGTACACAAAATGAGAACAGTATCCATTTTTTGCATGGTTTTGCCTCGACACCTTTGATCAGTGCTAACTTTGCTGGGACAAGATGATTTAGTTTAAGATATTATAAGGATCACAAGGCTTTTAATTACTCCATGGTCACTTGTTATCTTTCACTATCCAAAGGAGGCCAAATTACTCATCTTATCTTAGTTATTCTATTGACTAAAACTTTCTAGAACACAAGACAAGCACTCAAGCACACAATAGCTGCACTTGCTAAATCTACATATAGAGAAGACAAAGTGAGATACCACTTTCAATAATTCCATGTTCCCCATATATCAACCATTAGGTAAGTGGTATAGTAGATAACACCACACTTTCCTTGTTGCCTGATACACATACTGGATCATTCAGGGATCTGAGCATTAATTGAAATGAATAACAAAGCTGgaattttcttatcatattttgTAACTAAACTTATTTATTAGTCAAACGTTAGCAATTTAGCTTGTATGACCTAGGCTATATGATTACAAATTTCTACTTCAGTTATAATCATTCCATTCTCTCCCCTCATTACCCATTCTCCTGTCCCTTATTTCAACTTCTCCAATTCCTCCCTGATTTAATTTAGTATCAAAGACCGATTGATTCTTCCCCTGTATCATATTTAGTCTTCCACATCTCATATTCTCTCTCATCCTGCTTCATTCTCTTTTTCACTATTCTCCTCTTCTATTCCGACTTATATCTCTCTTTGTTTTTCTTCTGTCTTCccattcttcctcttcttcattcTTTTGGTTTTCTCCCCTTCTCATCTTGTTCAATTGTTTCCTCCTACTTTACTGTAATCCTCCGCCTTCCTTTATCTTCATTTGTTTCATCCATGCAATGCGGCATCAGTTATCTTCTATAGGCCGGTGGTGATGTAATTTCATGCTTCATACATCATTAAGTCACACTTGGATATTCAAGATATGTCCCTTAGCCTTTGATTCAACATTTGACATGGACACGAGTATGAGGCCAATCTACACTGCACAAGATACCAACAATAATTCCTAAATGTTGTCAATTTTAGTAATTATAGGAACTCTTTATTGTTTAAACATGGTTTTCATATCATGTATGATGGAGATTGGCTTGATGCTCACCACTCCATTTTGGTTCCATTTGTCATGGAGATTTCTGTCCATGCAGTGGTTTAGGCATATAGCTAGCCTGCATTGGTTGCTTTGTTTTCCTGTCAAAATGTTCCAACAACTTCTACGCTATTCATCATCAAGTTCTATTAATAATTGCAATTTATCACAAATCTGTATGATATGTGCATGTGCACTTCTAACTTAAATGGCAAGGTGTTCATTTCACTTCTCAGTCTTTCGAAGTGTTACTTTCCTTGGTCCCCTATGTTATTATTACTGATGTttcttttttgttattttatacaAAAAGGAGCTGATGCCAATTTGGCTAATGATGGTGGACGTACTGCTCTTCATTATGCTGCTAGCAAAGGATGGTCCAAAGTTGCTGAAATTCTTGTAAACCATGGGGCAAAGATAAATAAGAAAGACAAGGTCTTTATTGCTTTTACACAATGGCATCTCTGATGTTGTTTAAAATTAGTAATTTTTA
This genomic stretch from Zingiber officinale cultivar Zhangliang chromosome 7A, Zo_v1.1, whole genome shotgun sequence harbors:
- the LOC122000017 gene encoding uncharacterized protein LOC122000017; this encodes MATPAKRYPAPRCQPSGFRKLSTQGRRPLLKPRETKKLAKGIELSPKGACFFTPEKKKSSATLEKGELETGGAGLEDKELAGRSKANALRRSILEEAMNSLPAHGAGRVMYIVKTFDWLQSIPTEAEEEEEKRKVKNWALPGLEFRPKAKLSDLSPLPVSCSAEWIAEERGSAEDSLVKNKDKRASSGTHESGEGQRSNQNSKALSKRSRNTRPKVESPPPSKLRTRFPTAKASLSKSKWKKKDT
- the LOC121999295 gene encoding 26S proteasome non-ATPase regulatory subunit 10-like; its protein translation is MVNRRGFSDIKLSLVFYGEETILFVAAISRSRSLLLAQGNRRSFQSLAMAMEIDFPKPEDLFRAAENGDFSLFTSLSAETLGWARSLRNEDGRSLIHVAASAGRSQVVDVLSAGDPSATGVNSKDEEGWAPIHSAASIGNAEIVEILLSRGADANLANDGGRTALHYAASKGWSKVAEILVNHGAKINKKDKVGCTPLHRAASTGKAELCELLIEEGAEIDVVDKAGQTPLMHAVICHYQQIALLLIRHGASLDVEDKEGYTVLGLASDDLRRSLIDAAKAMLEG